The sequence AAAAAGGAGCTTTTATAAAAAATTTAATGGAAGATACGAAAGCCTCCTATCAAACTATAAAAGCCCTTGCTGATAAGGGTTTAATAAAGGTAACCGAAACAGAAGTGTTTAGGAATGTCATCAAGAGTGATATAAGCCCTTATAAAAGGTTTAAACTTACACCAGAACAACTAAAATGTTTTAATACAATACTTGATGATATAAATAAAAATGGTTCCTTTTTAATTCATGGAGTAACGGGAAGCGGAAAAACAGAAATTTATCTTCAGATTATTGAAGAAATGATTAAGGCCGGAAAGGATACAATAGTATTGGTACCTGAGATATCCCTTACACCTCAAACGATTGAAAGGTTTGTGGGAAGATTCGGGAGCAATGTTGCGGTTCTTCATTCCAAGCTTTCTTACGGGGAAAGGTTTGACGAATGGAGAAAGATAAAGGAAGGAAAGGTTAAAATAGCTATTGGAGCCAGATCGGCTGTATTTGCTCCCTTTAATAATTTGGGGCTTATTATAATTGACGAAGAGCATGAAACAAGTTATAAATCAGGGATGAATCCTAAATACAGTGCTTACGAAGTAGCAAGAAAAAGATGTGACATGGAAGGAAGTTCTTTAATATTGGGTACGGCTACTCCATCTGTTGAAACTTATAATAGTGTTTTAAATGGTGAAATAAAATTATTTGTTTTAAAAAAAAGAATTAACAATAAAAAGATGCCTGTAATGGATATAATAGACATGAGGGAAGAATTAAACAATGGAAACAATTCTATATTCAGCAGAAAGCTATATAAGGAAATAGAAGAAAATTTGAAAGAGGGCAAGCAGACCATACTTTTTTTAAACAGAAGAGGATATTCTACCTTTGTTTCTTGTCGAAAATGCGGGTATGTGATAAAATGTAAAAGTTGTGATATAACCATGACTTATCATATACAGGAAAATAAATTAAAGTGCCATTATTGTGGAAAAGAAATGATTGCTCCCAAGATTTGTCCTAAATGCGGGAGTAATTATATAAAATACTTTGGTATAGGAACTCAAAAGGTTGAAGAACAGGTGAAAAAATATTTTCCTAAAGCCTCGGTGGAGAGAATGGATACAGATACGGTAACAAAGAAAGGAAGCCATGAAAGGATATTTGGAAGGATGAAAAGGGGAGAAACAGATATACTTATTGGTACCCAGATGATTTCAAAAGGTCTTGATTTTCCTAATGTAACTTTAGTTGGAATAATAGCCGCAGATACCAGTTTAAACCTTCCTGATTATAGATCAAGCGAGAGAACTTTTCAGCTTCTGACTCAAGTGGCAGGGAGAGCGGGAAGGGGAGATTTTGAAGGAAGAGTAATAGTTCAGACTTATAATCCCGAACATTTCAGTATTCAAATGGCAAAGGATTATAATTATGAAGGCTTTTTCGATAGGGAAATACTCTTAAGAAAGGAATTTGAATTTCCACCCTTTACAAATATTTTGAGTATTATTGTATATGGAAAAGAAAAAGAACAAGTTATAAATGTGTCTAAAGATATACATAGTGAGATTATAAAAAATTTGGAATTGATTTATGATTATAATTTAATAAGAAATATATATGGCCCTAATCCTGCACTTATAGAGAAGATTAAGGATAATTACAGATGGCAGATATTATTTAAATGCTCCGATGAAGATTTATTTCAGTTAAAAGATATCATTAGAAGGGTATGTATAAACAATAGGGATGATAAAAAATATAGAGGAGTTAAATTTAATATTGATATAAATCCCAGTTCAATATTATAGGAGGAAAATGTTATGGCAATTAGAAAAATTAGATATTCAAAAGATCCGATTTTAAGAAAGAAAGCTAAGGAGATAAATAATGTTACTGATAGAATAAAAGTCCTTTTGGACGATATGGCGGAAACTATGTACAGTAAAGAAGGATTGGGACTCGCGGCACCCCAGGTTGGGGTATTGAGAAGAGCTGTAGTTGTGGATGCGGGGCAGGGCCTTTATAAATTGATAGATCCTCGTATAGTTGAGCAGGAAGGTGAATTGATTGATTTTGAAGGCTGCCTGAGTATACCGAGGATAACCGGAAAGGTTAAAAGGCCGGAAAAAGTAAAGGTTGAATATACGGATATAGACGGAAACAGAAAAGAAGTAGAGGGAGAAGGGCTTTTTGCCAGGGCATTATGCCATGAAATTGATCATTTAGACGGAATATTATTTACCGATCTTATAATTGAAGAAGATAAAGAAAAAAAGGAGAAGTGAAATAAGGGGTGAATATATGAAAATCATTTTTATGGGTACACCGAAGTTTGCCACTCCTTCTCTTGAAAAATTATATGAAGAAGGCATTGATATTTCTCTTGTTATAACTCAAAGAGATAAACCTAAAGGCAGAGGGAGAAAACTTCTGCCTACTCCTGTAAAAGAAAAAGCTTTGGAATTGGAGTTAGAGGTATATCAGCCGGAAAATGTAAACAGTAAAGAGACAATAGAAGTTATCAGAAATATTTCACCTGATTGCATAGTGGTGGCAGCTTATGGACAGATACTGAAGGAAGAATTGTTGAGTATACCGAAATACGGCTGCATAAATATTCATTCTTCTCTTCTTCCCAAATATAGAGGAGCCGCACCGATTAATTGGGCAGTGATAAACGGCGAAAAAGAAACAGGAATTACTATAATGGAAATGGGAAGAGGACTGGATTCGGGGGATATTCTTCTTCAGAAAAGTTTAAATATAAAAGAAGATGATGATTCGGAAACGTTGACTGACAAACTTTCTTTTTTGGGAAGTGAGCTAATAGCGGAGGTTTTAAACAATATTGAAGTAGCAAAGAAAAATAAAAAGCCTCAAGGGTTTTATGATTCTTTTTATTATGCTCCAATGTTAAAAAAAGGGTTGGGAAGAGTTAATTGGAATCAGCAAAGGATTAATATCAGAAATTTGGTAAGAGGTCTTAAACCTTGGCCTATTGCTTACACTTATTATAAAAATGAACCTATGAAAATTTATAAGGCATCTGCTGATGATACAATGGCGGGGGGAAATAATGGGCAGATTGTAAGAGTTGATAATTCAGGGATATATGTAAAATGTGAAGATGGTGTTATAATAATTGAAGAACTTCAATTTCCGGGCAGAAGAAGAACAAATGTTAAGGAATATTTGAAGGGAAATAAAATGGAAATAGGTGTTCAGCTAAATTAAAGGTTTAAATTATAATGTTTTTGGTATTATATTAAATAGGAAGTTGAAAGGGAGGATTTCTATGTATGGAAATTATGGATACTATGGATATTATGGTTATAATACAGGTATGCTCCTGCTAATTCCGGCTTTAATTTTATCACTGTATGCACAGGCTAAAGTTAGTTCATCTTTCAATAAATATTTAAAAATACAGAGCAGGTTGGGATACTCGGGAAGAGAAGTAGCAAGGATGATTTTAGACAAAAATGGTTTAAGTGATGTAAGTATTGAAACTACAGGAGGACAATTGACAGATCACTATGACCCCAGAACAAAAGTCGTAAGATTATCCAAACAAGTGGCAGAGGGCCGAAGTATTGCGTCCATAAGTGTTGCTGCCCATGAAACAGGTCATGCTATTCAGCATAGTGAAGGTTATTTTCCGCTTTTACTGAGAAATAATATAGCGCCTATTGCAAGTATAAGTGCAAGATTTGTTTGGATATTAATACTTTTAGGGTTTATAATAAGTCCGTTTTTCTTGGAGGCCGGAATACTTCTTTATGTGGGAATTGTTCTTTTTCAGGTTGTTACCCTTCCTGTAGAATTTAATGCCAGCAAAAGGGCATTATATCAATTGGAAGGTGGGTTTGTTGATGAAGAAGAAGTAAAACCTTGCGAAAAAGTATTGAAGGCCGCCGCATTGACATATGTTGCGGCAACTTTGGTGGCTATAAGTCAGTTAATAAGGCTTATAGGCTTATCGGGCAGGAGAAGATAATCGATAATATCAGATAATAAATATATATTATTTGAGTAAGGAAGCCATATAATATAATCCTTACTCTTTTTCTTTATCATATAAATTATTGGAGGGAATGCGGTGGCAAAGAGTGCTAGAGAAATTGCGTTGAATATATTGGTTGATGTAAACGAAAAAGGCGCTTATTCCAATATTGCAATATATAAACATTTACAAAATTCAATGGATAAGAGAGATGAAAATTTAGTAAGGGAAATTGTATATGGAGTATTGGAAAACAGATTATATATTGATTATATAATAGGTAAGGTATCTAAGATTAAATTGAAGAAATTATCTGCCCTTATACTTGAAATATTGCGAATAGGCGTATATCAGATAGTTTTTATGGATAGAATTCCTGATAGTGCAGCAGTAAATGAAAGCGTAAATCTTTCAAGAAAATATTCTCACAAAGGAACTTTAGGGTATGTGAATGGAGTGCTGAGAAATATTTCAAGAAATAAAGAAGAACTGATAAAAATCAATAAAAATAATGTATCAGAATATCTATCCATAAAATATTCTCATCCTAAGTGGATTGTCGATAGATGGCTAAAAGAATACGGAGAAAAATTTACCGAAGAACTGTGCATTGCAAATAATCAAAAACCTAAATTAAATATACGAGTTAATATTTTAAAGACAAGTAGAGAGGATTTGAAAGAAAGACTTATAAGTAAAGGATATGATGTAATAGAAACTAAATATTCCTATTATGGGCTTATCATAGAAAATCCCTATAGAATTACCGAATTGGAGGAATTTAAAAAAGGGTATTTTACTATTCAGGATGAAAGCAGTATGCTTGTTTCTCAAATAATGAATCCTGAAAAGGACAGTTTAGTTGTCGACGCATGCAGCGGGCCGGGAGGTAAAGCTACTCATATGGCGGAAATCATGAACAATAAAGGCAAGATTATATCCCGTGATGTGTATGAACATAAGATTAAGTTAATTGAAGATAGTTGTGAAAGATTAGGAATAGATATAATTGAAACTCAAATTCAGGATGCATCTGTGATTGATGAATGTTTAGTTAACAAGGCGGATTATCTTTTGATAGATGCTCCGTGTACAGGGTTCGGTCTTATAAGAAGAAGACCGGAGATTAAGTGGAATAGGGAAGAGAAAGATATCAATAACTTAACTTCTATTCAAGAAGGTATATTGAATACTTGTTCAAAATATTTAAAAGTGGGAGGAATTTTAATTTACAGTACATGTACGATTATTTCAGAAGAAAATATAAAGATGATAAGAAATTTTTTGAAAGACAATAAGGATTTTAAGTTAATTGGTTTTAAGGAATTGATTAAGGAAGATCAAAATTTATCGGGGACCGAAAATGGTTATATTCAATTATTTCCCAATATTAGCAGTACAGACGGTTTTTTTATTGCCAAGATGAAAAAAATTAATTAATATTATACATATATATGGTATAATATTAACTTGAGATAGGGATAGGAGGATTTTTTTGATTAGAACAGATTTAAAATCTATGTCGCTGGAAGAGCTTAAAAAGGAATTTCTGAAAATAGGGGAAAAACCCTACAGAGGATTACAATTGTATAATTATATGCATAAAAATATGAATAGTGATGTTTTAAATATTAATTCCTTCTCAAAAGAGCTTAGGGACAAGCTGAATAGAGATTATTATATCAGTGATTTAAAAATATTGGAAAGATTTGATTCCAAATTAGACGGCACAAAAAAATACTTGTTTCTTTTAGAGGATAATAATATTATTGAAGGTGTAGCAATGAAATATAAATATGGATATTCTGCTTGTATATCTACTCAGGTAGGCTGCAGAATGGGATGTAGTTTTTGTGCCTCCACTAAAGAAGGGATAATAAGGAATATCACACCAGGGGAAATGTTAAGTGAAATTTATAATATTCAAAGAAATCTGGGCATAAGATTGTCCAATATTGTGCTGATGGGCAGTGGTGAGCCTTTGGATAATTACCTTAATGTAATGAAGATGCTGAGGATATTGAATGATAAAAATGGGCAGAATTTTAGTTTTAGAAATGTAACCATATCTACCTGCGGCATTGTACATAAAATTTATCAGCTTGCTGATGAAGAGATACCGGTTACTTTATCCGTGTCTCTCCATTTTCCTTTTAATGAATTGAGAAGTAAGATAATGCCTATTAATAATAAATACCATATAGAAGAAATTATTAAGGCATGTAAATATTATGTAAATAGGACTAATAGAAGAGTTACTTTTGAATATACTTTAATAGAAGGCCTCAATGATGGGAGAGAGTGTTTGGATGAATTAAAAAGAATACTCAATGGTCTTTTATGCCATGTAAATATTATACCGCTAAATCCTATTAAAGAATTTAAGTATAAAAAGCCTGAAATGGATGCAGTAAAGATATTTGTGAAAGAACTAAATAAAAATGGTATACCGGCAACTGTTAGAAGACAAATGGGAGCTGATATAGATGCTGCCTGTGGACAGCTTAGAAGAAGTTATATGAATGAAAAAGGCTTATTATAGCGAGGTGATTTTATGGAAGTAGGAGTATATACCCATAAAGGTAGAATAAGGGAAAATAATCAGGATTCCTACTATTTATCTACGGATAATGAAATTCCATTGTATGTAGTTGCTGATGGAATGGGTGGCCATAAGGCAGGGGAAGTTGCCAGTGCTATGGCGGTTGAGATAGTTGAAGACGTTTTTTTGAAAAGCCAAGATCTGCTTAAAAAAAAGGATGCGAATATACCTGGGCTAATAAAGAAGACGATTGAAGAAGCAAATAAGGAAATATTTCATAAGTCATTGAGCAGTGAAGAATGTAATGGCATGGGGACTACAATAACTTTGGCATATTTTGCATCTGAGAGGCTCTACATTGGTCATATTGGAGATAGTAGAGCGTACATTATAAGAAATAAAGAGATTAGACAGCTGACGGAAGATCATTCTTTAGTAGCGGAAATGGTTAAAAACGGCAGTATAAGTAAGGAAGAGGCCCAGACTCATCCTCAAAAGAACATAATTACGCGGGCATTGGGTACAAGTGAAAATATTCAGATTGACATAATTATAGAAGAATTGATTGATAAAGACATAATACTTCTTTGCACCGATGGACTTACAAATATGATTACTGAGAAGGAAATTATTGAAATTCTTCTTGCTGATGATAATTTACAAAAGTGCTGTGAAAAATTAGTAGGAGAAGCCAATATTAGAGGTGGATACGATAATATTACGGCAATAGCCGTTAGGGCTAAGAGAAACGAGGTGATGAAATGATTGGAAAGTTGTTAGGCGGAAGATACGAAATTATTGAAAAAATCGGCGGCGGTGGTATGGCACTTGTATATAAAGCAAGATGTAGATTGCTTGACAGATATGTAGCAATAAAGGTTTTGAGAGAAGAATTCACTTCAGATGAAGAATTTATTAGAAAATTCAGGAGAGAATCTCAGGCAGCGGCAAAACTATCCCATCCCAATATAGTAAGTATTTATGATGTAGGTGTAGAAGGGGATATTTATTATATCGTCATGGAATATATAAAGGGCAAGACTTTAAAGGAAGTCATCAGAGAAAAAGGAAAACTTTCCTTCGAGGAGACGGTTGACTATTCGATTCAGATAGCAGAAGCTTTAGCCCATGCTCATGCCAATCATATTGTTCACAGAGATATAAAGCCTCATAATATAATGATTACAGAGGACGGAAGGGTTAAGGTAACGGATTTTGGAATAGCACGGGCTGCGACATCTTCTACCGTTACAAATACTAATAATGTTTTAGGCTCAGTTCATTACTTTTCTCCGGAACAGGCAAAAGGCGGATATACGGATGAAAAGTCCGATATCTATTCCCTGGGAATAGTGATGTATGAAATGATTACGGGAAGGGTTCCTTTTGAAGGGGAAAGCCCGATTTCCGTTGCATTAAAACATGTTCAGGAGGAAATAGTACCACCTTCTCATATAGACCCCACCATTAACAAAAATCTTGAAAAGATTATAATGAAATGTGTCAGAAAAGACCAAGTGGAAAGATATAAAAGTGCAAATGAACTTCTGGTTGATTTGAAAAGAATTAAAAATAACTGGGATGATGACATGGTTGGAGAAGATGATGTTTCATTAGACTCACCTACCAGAATTATACCTGTTGTGAAGGAGGAGAGTCCTAAAAACATGAAGAAGAAGAAAAAAAAGAGAAACGGAAACAATAGGGTTGTATTTTTTGCAATACTTGCTGCATTTCTTCTTGTTAGTGCCATGGCTTTCGGATTTTGGCAATTTAAAGATAAGTTTCTCTCTACGACCGTGAAAGTCCCGGATGTAAGGGGACTTCAGGAAGATAAGGCTAAGGAAATGATTGAGGCAGAAGGGCTGAAATTTTCGGTTAAGAGCAGGATATTCAATTCGGAATTTGAGGAAGGAGATGTCATTTCTCAAAGTGAGAATCCTGGAGATACTGTCAAGAAAGGATATCCTATAGAGGTTGTGGTTAGCAAGGGAAGTAAACTCGTAAAAGTACCTAATTTTAAGGATGAGGATATAAGCAATGTAGATTCCCTGTTGTCTGAGAACGGTCTTAAAGATGGCGGAGCAGAGTATGAATTTGACGAAGAAATACCGGAAAATATAATTATAAGTCAGGACCCGGAAGCATATTCGGAGGTACCGGAAGGTACAAAGGTACATTTTGTCGTAAGCAAGGGGCCGAAAGTTAAAAACGTGATTATGCCGAAACTTGTAGGAAAGACCCTTGAAGAGGCATTACAGATTATAAAGGAAAAGGGCTTAACTAAGGGAGAAGTTGTACCTCAGCCCAGTGATGAAGTAGAAGAAGGCAAGGTTATATGGCAAAGCTACGAGCAGGGAAATGAAATTGAAGAAGGTACCGCAGTTGATTTATATGTAAGCAGCGGAAAAGGCGGAGGATCAGGAGACAATAACGGAGATAATGATGATAAAGACAATCCTGATGATAATAAAGAAATTTCCAGTGATTTGAATATAACAATACCTCAAGATAAGAGTCAAACCGAAGTTAAAGTTCTTAAAATAGACGGAGGAGCAAGTACTGTTTACTATGATAGGATTCACTATCCTTCCGACGGAACCATTGTTATACCTATAAAGGGAACTAAAAATACTAAGTTTGAAGTATACTTTGATAATACTTTGCAGGCAACCAAAACTTTGGTTGATTGATAATTTGTTTTTAATTTTTCATAAGGGAGGGCTATAATGCTGGAGGGTACAATAGTAAAGGGGATAGGCGGCATTTATTATGTAAACACAAAAATAGGAATGTATGAATGCAAAGCAAGAGGGATTTTTAGGAAAAAGAATATTACGCCCCTTGTAGGAGATAATGTGTTAATCGATGAAAATCCCTCGGCTCATACAGGGTATATGCTAGAAATCAGAGAAAGAAAAACGAAATTTGAAAGGCCTCCAGTAGCTAATATTACCCAAACTGTAATAGTTATGAGTATCAAAAATCCTGATATTAACTTGTGGCTTTTGGACAGATTTTTGATATTAGCCAAATATGAAAAAATAAAAGAGATAATATGTATAACTAAAAATGATTTATGCGTTAACAAGGAAGAAATTAATTTGATAAAGAAAATTTACAATTCCGCCGGATATGAAGTATTGGGACTCAGCAAATTTTTTGATGAAGGAATGGATAGATTAAGAGAGATTTTAAAGGACAACATAACAGTATTTTCTGGGCCTTCCGGAGTAGGAAAATCTTCACTGCTGAATAAAATACAGCCGGATTTGAGTTTGCAGACGGGAGAAATTAGTCATAAGACTAAAAGAGGAAAACATACTACAAGACATGTGGAATTACTGGAACTTAAAGGCGGAGGCTATGTAGTAGATACTCCGGGTTTCAGTACTTTGAACATTGAATTTATTAAAAATGAATCAGAGGTTCAGCAGTACTTTAATGAGATAGCGGAGAATAGCGGCAATTGTAAGTTTTCCGACTGCCTTCACTATAAAGAGGTTGACTGTGAGGTAAGGAGGAAAGTTGAAGATGGAGTCATAAGCAGGGAAAGATATGAAAATTATTTGAGATTTCTTCAAGAGATAAAAAGTAACAAAAGGAGATATTAAAATGATAAAGATCGCACCATCAATATTATCTGCTGATTTCAGCAATTTAAAAGA is a genomic window of Acidilutibacter cellobiosedens containing:
- the fmt gene encoding methionyl-tRNA formyltransferase: MKIIFMGTPKFATPSLEKLYEEGIDISLVITQRDKPKGRGRKLLPTPVKEKALELELEVYQPENVNSKETIEVIRNISPDCIVVAAYGQILKEELLSIPKYGCINIHSSLLPKYRGAAPINWAVINGEKETGITIMEMGRGLDSGDILLQKSLNIKEDDDSETLTDKLSFLGSELIAEVLNNIEVAKKNKKPQGFYDSFYYAPMLKKGLGRVNWNQQRINIRNLVRGLKPWPIAYTYYKNEPMKIYKASADDTMAGGNNGQIVRVDNSGIYVKCEDGVIIIEELQFPGRRRTNVKEYLKGNKMEIGVQLN
- a CDS encoding Stp1/IreP family PP2C-type Ser/Thr phosphatase, which translates into the protein MEVGVYTHKGRIRENNQDSYYLSTDNEIPLYVVADGMGGHKAGEVASAMAVEIVEDVFLKSQDLLKKKDANIPGLIKKTIEEANKEIFHKSLSSEECNGMGTTITLAYFASERLYIGHIGDSRAYIIRNKEIRQLTEDHSLVAEMVKNGSISKEEAQTHPQKNIITRALGTSENIQIDIIIEELIDKDIILLCTDGLTNMITEKEIIEILLADDNLQKCCEKLVGEANIRGGYDNITAIAVRAKRNEVMK
- the rsgA gene encoding ribosome small subunit-dependent GTPase A gives rise to the protein MLEGTIVKGIGGIYYVNTKIGMYECKARGIFRKKNITPLVGDNVLIDENPSAHTGYMLEIRERKTKFERPPVANITQTVIVMSIKNPDINLWLLDRFLILAKYEKIKEIICITKNDLCVNKEEINLIKKIYNSAGYEVLGLSKFFDEGMDRLREILKDNITVFSGPSGVGKSSLLNKIQPDLSLQTGEISHKTKRGKHTTRHVELLELKGGGYVVDTPGFSTLNIEFIKNESEVQQYFNEIAENSGNCKFSDCLHYKEVDCEVRRKVEDGVISRERYENYLRFLQEIKSNKRRY
- a CDS encoding zinc metallopeptidase; protein product: MYGNYGYYGYYGYNTGMLLLIPALILSLYAQAKVSSSFNKYLKIQSRLGYSGREVARMILDKNGLSDVSIETTGGQLTDHYDPRTKVVRLSKQVAEGRSIASISVAAHETGHAIQHSEGYFPLLLRNNIAPIASISARFVWILILLGFIISPFFLEAGILLYVGIVLFQVVTLPVEFNASKRALYQLEGGFVDEEEVKPCEKVLKAAALTYVAATLVAISQLIRLIGLSGRRR
- the rlmN gene encoding 23S rRNA (adenine(2503)-C(2))-methyltransferase RlmN; this translates as MIRTDLKSMSLEELKKEFLKIGEKPYRGLQLYNYMHKNMNSDVLNINSFSKELRDKLNRDYYISDLKILERFDSKLDGTKKYLFLLEDNNIIEGVAMKYKYGYSACISTQVGCRMGCSFCASTKEGIIRNITPGEMLSEIYNIQRNLGIRLSNIVLMGSGEPLDNYLNVMKMLRILNDKNGQNFSFRNVTISTCGIVHKIYQLADEEIPVTLSVSLHFPFNELRSKIMPINNKYHIEEIIKACKYYVNRTNRRVTFEYTLIEGLNDGRECLDELKRILNGLLCHVNIIPLNPIKEFKYKKPEMDAVKIFVKELNKNGIPATVRRQMGADIDAACGQLRRSYMNEKGLL
- the def gene encoding peptide deformylase; amino-acid sequence: MAIRKIRYSKDPILRKKAKEINNVTDRIKVLLDDMAETMYSKEGLGLAAPQVGVLRRAVVVDAGQGLYKLIDPRIVEQEGELIDFEGCLSIPRITGKVKRPEKVKVEYTDIDGNRKEVEGEGLFARALCHEIDHLDGILFTDLIIEEDKEKKEK
- the pknB gene encoding Stk1 family PASTA domain-containing Ser/Thr kinase; this encodes MIGKLLGGRYEIIEKIGGGGMALVYKARCRLLDRYVAIKVLREEFTSDEEFIRKFRRESQAAAKLSHPNIVSIYDVGVEGDIYYIVMEYIKGKTLKEVIREKGKLSFEETVDYSIQIAEALAHAHANHIVHRDIKPHNIMITEDGRVKVTDFGIARAATSSTVTNTNNVLGSVHYFSPEQAKGGYTDEKSDIYSLGIVMYEMITGRVPFEGESPISVALKHVQEEIVPPSHIDPTINKNLEKIIMKCVRKDQVERYKSANELLVDLKRIKNNWDDDMVGEDDVSLDSPTRIIPVVKEESPKNMKKKKKKRNGNNRVVFFAILAAFLLVSAMAFGFWQFKDKFLSTTVKVPDVRGLQEDKAKEMIEAEGLKFSVKSRIFNSEFEEGDVISQSENPGDTVKKGYPIEVVVSKGSKLVKVPNFKDEDISNVDSLLSENGLKDGGAEYEFDEEIPENIIISQDPEAYSEVPEGTKVHFVVSKGPKVKNVIMPKLVGKTLEEALQIIKEKGLTKGEVVPQPSDEVEEGKVIWQSYEQGNEIEEGTAVDLYVSSGKGGGSGDNNGDNDDKDNPDDNKEISSDLNITIPQDKSQTEVKVLKIDGGASTVYYDRIHYPSDGTIVIPIKGTKNTKFEVYFDNTLQATKTLVD
- the priA gene encoding primosomal protein N', with product MGNLAAQVIIYNNSSKTDKPFTYLIEDRMKDNIQEGMRVAVPFGVGNRIIQGIVVRIFEWKDKTKNLKCIADALDFEPILSKNMIELSLWMRENYLCSYLDAFHLVMPPGDFKEIRTVLNVNNVSLKNLTKEEEKIVGYINQKGKCYLDDVKKFMDHENANKIINNLKKKNIVYNTLEIETKINKKLEKYISLSSNQSKDDILKDISSRGKKQIEVVNYLYKKKGAFIKNLMEDTKASYQTIKALADKGLIKVTETEVFRNVIKSDISPYKRFKLTPEQLKCFNTILDDINKNGSFLIHGVTGSGKTEIYLQIIEEMIKAGKDTIVLVPEISLTPQTIERFVGRFGSNVAVLHSKLSYGERFDEWRKIKEGKVKIAIGARSAVFAPFNNLGLIIIDEEHETSYKSGMNPKYSAYEVARKRCDMEGSSLILGTATPSVETYNSVLNGEIKLFVLKKRINNKKMPVMDIIDMREELNNGNNSIFSRKLYKEIEENLKEGKQTILFLNRRGYSTFVSCRKCGYVIKCKSCDITMTYHIQENKLKCHYCGKEMIAPKICPKCGSNYIKYFGIGTQKVEEQVKKYFPKASVERMDTDTVTKKGSHERIFGRMKRGETDILIGTQMISKGLDFPNVTLVGIIAADTSLNLPDYRSSERTFQLLTQVAGRAGRGDFEGRVIVQTYNPEHFSIQMAKDYNYEGFFDREILLRKEFEFPPFTNILSIIVYGKEKEQVINVSKDIHSEIIKNLELIYDYNLIRNIYGPNPALIEKIKDNYRWQILFKCSDEDLFQLKDIIRRVCINNRDDKKYRGVKFNIDINPSSIL
- the rsmB gene encoding 16S rRNA (cytosine(967)-C(5))-methyltransferase RsmB; protein product: MAKSAREIALNILVDVNEKGAYSNIAIYKHLQNSMDKRDENLVREIVYGVLENRLYIDYIIGKVSKIKLKKLSALILEILRIGVYQIVFMDRIPDSAAVNESVNLSRKYSHKGTLGYVNGVLRNISRNKEELIKINKNNVSEYLSIKYSHPKWIVDRWLKEYGEKFTEELCIANNQKPKLNIRVNILKTSREDLKERLISKGYDVIETKYSYYGLIIENPYRITELEEFKKGYFTIQDESSMLVSQIMNPEKDSLVVDACSGPGGKATHMAEIMNNKGKIISRDVYEHKIKLIEDSCERLGIDIIETQIQDASVIDECLVNKADYLLIDAPCTGFGLIRRRPEIKWNREEKDINNLTSIQEGILNTCSKYLKVGGILIYSTCTIISEENIKMIRNFLKDNKDFKLIGFKELIKEDQNLSGTENGYIQLFPNISSTDGFFIAKMKKIN